Genomic segment of Fibrobacter sp. UWEL:
CCTTGGCAACACTCCCGACCTTCTCTGGGACAACCTCCTGGCTGGTAAGTCCGGCATCACTCCGATTACTCGCTTTGATGTTACCAATTTCACCACCAAGTTCTCTGCCAGCGTCAACGAATTCGTTGCAGACGAATACTTCTCTGCTCGCGACCAGTCTCGCTATTCTCGCAGCATCCAGTATGCCGTTTATTCCGCATACAAGGCTCTTGCTAATGCTGGTGTTGACCCTGCTGCTGAAGATCCGAGCCGCGCCGGTGTGATTATCGGTTCCGGTATCGGTGGTATGAAAATCTATACCGACACTTGCGTTGCCTATGCAACTCGCGGTCCTAGCCGTGTGTCTCCGTTCTTCATCCCTATGGCAATTACTAATATGCCTGCTGGTGAAGTTTCCAACCGTATCGGCTGGATGGGCCCCTGCTTCGCAGTGACCTCCGCTTGCGCTACTTCCAACCACGCCATTGCCGCTGCATACGACGCCATCCGTCTTGGCCGTGCAGATATCATGCTGGCCGGTGGTGCTGACGAAACCGTTAACGAAGTTGCTGTTGCTGGTTTCTGCTCCATGAAGGCTCTTTCCAAGCGTAACGACGATCCTACTACCGCTTCCCGCCCCTTCGATGTTGATCGTGACGGTTTCGTGATTGGTGAAGGTGCTGGTGTTCTCGTTCTCGAAAGCCTTTCTCACGCTCAGAAGCGTGGCGCAAAGATCCTCGCTCGCGTTGCTGGCGTTGGCATGAGCGCAGATGCTCACCACATGTCCGCTCCCCGCGAAGATGGCGAAGGCGTTCGCATGGCTATCGAAATGGCTCTCCGTGATGCTAAGATCGCTGCTTCCGACGTTGGCTACGTCAACACCCACGGTACTTCCACTCCCCTTGGCGACGTTGCTGAATGCTCCGCTCTTGAAAAGGTCTTCGGTCTCCGTGATACCCTCAAGATCAACTCCTCTAAGTGCATGATCGGTCATGCTCTTGGTGCTGCTGGTGCTCTCGAAGCAATCATCACCATCAAGTCCCTCCAGAACCAGATGATCCACGCTACCACCAACGTGTTCAATCAGGACGAACGCATCCACTTCGACGTTTGCGCCAACAAGAACACTGCTCATAGCTTCAAGTATGCTATGTCCGATGGCTTCGGCTTCGGTGGTCACAACAGCGTTGTGCTCCTGGCTCGCGACTAATAAGACCGCTCGGCTTAACTTCACATGAGTACATGTGTTTGAGCCTCGCTCTCACAAAAACGCCCGCTTTAAAAGCGGGTATTTTTGTTCACGGAAAGTTCGCGTTAGCACTTGATATAATCTTCTTGCCATCTTGGGGTTGTGCCCGGGATGGCTTTTTTTTATTTTTTGCCCCGTGAAAAATTGGATTAGAAACATTTTGATTGGCGGTCTGGTATTTTTTGGAACCGCACAGGCGAATAATTTTCTTGGCCCTCTGACTTGGCGTGATTCCACTTGGGATTACCGCAGTGAAGATCCTGAGGATTCCGTAAGGACGTTGAACCCCCTGAAGCTTACTGGGGTGGCTTCTACCACTCTTATTGCTTATGGTGCTGCCTACTGGTTTGTCTTTGACAAGGGC
This window contains:
- the fabF gene encoding beta-ketoacyl-ACP synthase II, which encodes MEEVVITGMGCVSALGNTPDLLWDNLLAGKSGITPITRFDVTNFTTKFSASVNEFVADEYFSARDQSRYSRSIQYAVYSAYKALANAGVDPAAEDPSRAGVIIGSGIGGMKIYTDTCVAYATRGPSRVSPFFIPMAITNMPAGEVSNRIGWMGPCFAVTSACATSNHAIAAAYDAIRLGRADIMLAGGADETVNEVAVAGFCSMKALSKRNDDPTTASRPFDVDRDGFVIGEGAGVLVLESLSHAQKRGAKILARVAGVGMSADAHHMSAPREDGEGVRMAIEMALRDAKIAASDVGYVNTHGTSTPLGDVAECSALEKVFGLRDTLKINSSKCMIGHALGAAGALEAIITIKSLQNQMIHATTNVFNQDERIHFDVCANKNTAHSFKYAMSDGFGFGGHNSVVLLARD